The candidate division WOR-3 bacterium sequence CTGAAAAAGCTACGTAATATTACATAGGTATTTTTACGGAGGGGGAAGAGGGAAACGGGGAAAGGGTGAAACGGAGAAAGGGGGAAACGGTGAAAGGGAGAAAGGGAGAAACGGAGAATGGGTGAAAGGGGGAATGGGAGCTGCGCTGGATGAAAGATCACCCCCACCTTAATCCTCCCCCCTCAAGGGGGAGGAGAATAGGGGTAAGGGCGGCGGGGTTAGCGGTTGATTATGTGAATCGCCTTTTTGTAAAAATTCTCCGCAGCTTCACAGAGCGGCTCGGTCAGGGTGGGATGGGGATGTATGGAAGAAGCCAGGTCTTCAACTGACAAACCATTGTCCAGGGCGATCACGGCCTCACCGATGAGGCTCGAGGACTCTGCACCGAGAATATGCAGACCGAGAAGCCTGCCGGTCTCGTCGCCGACGATCTTTACCATTCCCTCGGGTTCTTCCATTGCAAGCGCTTTGCCGCAGGCACGGAAAGGAAATTTACCGGTCTTTACTGCATAACCCTTGTCCTTTGCCTGGCTCTCAGTAAGTCCGACACTGGAAAACGGCGGAATCGTAAACACACAGGAAGGAATGTTCTTCGAGCCAGCCGGAATTTTTCCGCCACCAATCAGTTCAGCAACCATTATCCCCTGATGCGTCGCCTTGTGTGCAAGAAGCGGTGGTCCGATAATGTCGCCGATAGCAAAAATATGTTTTATATTCGTCCTGAACTCTTTATCAACGATGATGAATCCTTTTTTGTCTTTTTCAATACTGATATCTTTAAATGCTGAATCATCAGGTCTTCTACCCACAGTAACAAGAATTTTATCAAAGAATGCATTGAATTCCGTGTCTTTTTCTTTAATAGAGACCTCCACCCTATTATCTTTTTTACGCCAGCAGTTTATCCGGGCGTTCAGGTGAATCTTGATACCCTGTTTTTCAAGAAGCCGCTTGAGCTGGGTGCAGAGTTCAGTCTCCATCCCCGGCAGAATCTGCTCCATAATCTCAACGACCGTCACCTTGCTGCCGAGATGCTGATAAATACCCGCCATTTCAAGACCTGAGGCACCGGCACCGACAACAAGCAGTTCTCCAGGAACCGCAGAAAGTTCAAGGGCATCACTGGTGTCAATTATAAAATTATGGTCGAATTCAAAACCGGGCAGGGACGCAACCCGGGTACCTGTGGCGATGACAATAAAATCAGCCTGAAAAACCTCTTTATTTTCAGTGGTCTCAACTACAACCTGATGTTCATCTATTACTTTAGCAAACCCCTTTTTCAGCACTATTTTATTAGACTTAAACAGATATTCAACCCCTTTGCGCAGCTTCATCACCACACTGTTTTTCCAGGAACGAAGTACCTCAAGGTTATATCCTCTGTACTCAAGGTCAAACCCCAGTTTTTTCGCTTTTTTAAAGCTTTCTGTAAGCTCAGCGGCATAGCCCAGTGCCTTGGTCGGAATACAACCCTGATTAAGGCATAATCCGCCCAATTCTTTTGCTTCAATCACAAGCACCTTTTTCTGCAGCTGGGCGAGCCTGATGGCGCAGGGGTATCCTCCAGGTCCTGCACCGATGATTATTACATCATATTTTGTCGTATCCATTGCCTGCCTTTCTAATCTTCGGGTATTTTTAATAATGAACCGAAACTCTTTAGACAGAAAAATATAAAATTTGAATGATAATCAAAATCAATACGCGGAATGAGAAGGTCGACCCAGAACCGGTGTTTCTTCACGAAATCAAAGAGCGCCTCGATCTCGTCATTGTTCAACTGACCGGCGATCCTGCGCAGACGAATCCCGATATCGATCTCTGAAGCCAGGGCACTGCGCCAGGTTAACTCGTAATCATCCAGGCTGCCGTGCTCTTTAATCACTTTGACCAATTTTTCAACGGCGATTTCTGAACAGAGAAGGCCGAAAAAGATTCCGCCGCCTGTGGTCGTCTTTATCTGACCGGCTGCTTCGCCGAGCGCAATAATCCTGCCGCGTATACTCTTACGCACCGGACCAAAGGCGATCGGCTTTATCTTGATTTCGCTGTCATTAAGTTTATCGGCAGAGAACGAGAGGCAGGACTCCAGCATCTTTTTGAGCCAGATCTTACCCCTGCGCAGGAGCACGACGCCCACCCGTGAATTATTCGTGCCGGCGGGAATGACCCAGCCGAATGAACCCGGTGCGAACTTCTTGTTTATATGAATCTGGATATTCGTCTGTGAAAATGAAAACGGCAGTTCAATCTGCGAGCCGTAGAGAAAACGCGGGGGTCTGCCCAACCCTACTTTTTTATGCAGGTCATAATTAACGCCGGTTGCAAGAACCACTGCTTTTGCCTGGTATCTTCTTCTACGCGACACAACCGTGTAGACCTTACCTGAACTTTTTATGTCCGTCACCTGCTGGTTTAATCGCACATCAACGCCCACACGTTTTGCGAGTTTAGCCAGACCGCTGTCAAATATAGAACGGTCCACGACATAGGCGAAAACATCGTTTGAATTATATTCCAATCTCTTTCCCGATGGAGAAAAGAACGTCGCTGAATCTATGCGCGAAAGTATTGCTTCACCGGGTAGGTCGAATTTTTTGAAGGCACGTTTACTTATAACACCGGCGCATATCACATCCTTTCCAATCTCTTTTTTCTTATCGATTAAACAGACCGATAAACCATAATCAGCCAGCCTGTATGCAGTATAAGAACCGACTGGTCCGGCACCGACGACAACAACATCATACTTTTTTCTCACGCCATATTATACATAAAAATATGACGGATTCAATTATTTATTTATGATTAAGGAGCGGTTTGAATCAATCAGTTGCCCTGTTTGATCATACCGGTGATCTTGTCGATTATATCCTCGTATGTATTGTTCAACTTCTCAGCCTCTTCAGCCGTGATGATCCCGGCCTTCGCCGCAAAATCGATCTGCGCCTGGGCTTCAGTAGCATTCACCGCTGCATCATTGAGACTTCCGATAAAGGTATCGGTCTCACAGCGGTTCTGCCACGCCTCGGTCAATTTTTCACACACAGCACTTGAATACTGAATTATCTTGCTGTGTAGTGAATGGGGACCGCCGCGCGGAAATCCCTGGGACAGTTCGAAGATTCTCAATGCCACTTCAAACGCCATTGAATAGACACTACGGCACAGAAGAAGCTCTTCTACTATGTTCGGTGTAGCTTTTTCTTTATTTTCAGCAAGCATTCTATTAGATTATTATATTCAGGAGAAGGCAAAAGTCAAGGGGAAGGGGGTTAGGGGTC is a genomic window containing:
- the lpdA gene encoding dihydrolipoyl dehydrogenase — its product is MDTTKYDVIIIGAGPGGYPCAIRLAQLQKKVLVIEAKELGGLCLNQGCIPTKALGYAAELTESFKKAKKLGFDLEYRGYNLEVLRSWKNSVVMKLRKGVEYLFKSNKIVLKKGFAKVIDEHQVVVETTENKEVFQADFIVIATGTRVASLPGFEFDHNFIIDTSDALELSAVPGELLVVGAGASGLEMAGIYQHLGSKVTVVEIMEQILPGMETELCTQLKRLLEKQGIKIHLNARINCWRKKDNRVEVSIKEKDTEFNAFFDKILVTVGRRPDDSAFKDISIEKDKKGFIIVDKEFRTNIKHIFAIGDIIGPPLLAHKATHQGIMVAELIGGGKIPAGSKNIPSCVFTIPPFSSVGLTESQAKDKGYAVKTGKFPFRACGKALAMEEPEGMVKIVGDETGRLLGLHILGAESSSLIGEAVIALDNGLSVEDLASSIHPHPTLTEPLCEAAENFYKKAIHIINR
- a CDS encoding geranylgeranyl reductase family protein; this encodes MRKKYDVVVVGAGPVGSYTAYRLADYGLSVCLIDKKKEIGKDVICAGVISKRAFKKFDLPGEAILSRIDSATFFSPSGKRLEYNSNDVFAYVVDRSIFDSGLAKLAKRVGVDVRLNQQVTDIKSSGKVYTVVSRRRRYQAKAVVLATGVNYDLHKKVGLGRPPRFLYGSQIELPFSFSQTNIQIHINKKFAPGSFGWVIPAGTNNSRVGVVLLRRGKIWLKKMLESCLSFSADKLNDSEIKIKPIAFGPVRKSIRGRIIALGEAAGQIKTTTGGGIFFGLLCSEIAVEKLVKVIKEHGSLDDYELTWRSALASEIDIGIRLRRIAGQLNNDEIEALFDFVKKHRFWVDLLIPRIDFDYHSNFIFFCLKSFGSLLKIPED
- a CDS encoding four helix bundle protein — its product is MLAENKEKATPNIVEELLLCRSVYSMAFEVALRIFELSQGFPRGGPHSLHSKIIQYSSAVCEKLTEAWQNRCETDTFIGSLNDAAVNATEAQAQIDFAAKAGIITAEEAEKLNNTYEDIIDKITGMIKQGN